The following coding sequences are from one Salvia hispanica cultivar TCC Black 2014 chromosome 3, UniMelb_Shisp_WGS_1.0, whole genome shotgun sequence window:
- the LOC125210870 gene encoding tRNase Z TRZ2, chloroplastic translates to MISSTVKLITKTLFAFPLKTNYQMISLNPATSNLLNFSQFHQFPPPSLRHHLPIQPRTVNAAVQSGGGGGSGFLTAIGRAIEEEEYRKARAEVHKKSIDLDGYSIEGLSIGGHETCVIVPELKAAFDIGRCPAKAVQQNFLFITHAHLDHIGGLPMYIATRGLYSLKPPTVFVPPSIMGDVEQLINIHRNMGQVELNVDLVPLDVGETYEMRNDLVVRPFRTHHVITSQGYVIYSVRKKLRKQYTHLKGKQIEKIKKSGVEITDTILCPEVAFTGDTTSDFYLDPRSADALRAKILITEATFLDESVSVEHAREHGHTHIDEIMENAQWIRNKTIVLTHFSSRYHLEDIRQAVSKLQSKVSAKVMSLTEGFKSLHA, encoded by the exons ATGATATCTTCAACAGTTAAACTGATAACAAAAACACTGTTTGCGTTCCCTCTCAAAACAAACTACCAAATGATATCACTAAACCCAGCAACCTCAAATTTGCTCAATTTCAGTCAATTTCACCAATTTCCACCACCATCCCTCAGGCATCACCTTCCAATTCAACCTCGAACCGTCAATGCGGCGGTGCagagcggcggcggcggtggttcAGGTTTTTTGACAGCAATTGGGCGTGCAATAGAGGAAGAAGAGTACAGAAAGGCCAGGGCTGAGGTCCACAAAAAAAGTATCGATTTAGACGGATATTCCATCGAAGGGCTGTCGATTGGTGGCCACGAAACTTGCGTTATTGTGCCTGAATTGAAGGCGGCCTTCGATATCGGGAGGTGCCCCGCCAAGGCTGTGCAGCAGAATTTTCTCTTCATTACACATGCTCATCTCGACCACATT GGTGGGCTGCCGATGTATATTGCAACCCGTGGTCTTTACAGCTTAAAGCCCCCTACTGTATTTGTTCCTCCAAGCATAATGGGAGATGTAgaacaattaattaacattCACAGAAACATGGGTCAGGTGGAACTAAATGTTGATTTGGTTCCTCTGGATGTAG GGGAAACATATGAAATGCGGAATGATCTTGTTGTACGACCATTCAGAACGCACCATGTTATAACCAGCCAG GGTTATGTGATTTACTCAGTCAGGAAGAAACTGAGAAAACAGTACACACatttaaaaggaaaacaaattgagaaaattaagAAGTCTGGAGTTGAG ATCACAGATACTATCTTGTGCCCTGAGGTGGCCTTTACAGGAGATACCACATCAGACTTTTACCTTGATCCACGCAGTGCTGATGCCTTGAGGGCCAAGATTCTCATAACTGAG GCTACATTTCTGGATGAAAGTGTCAGCGTTGAGCATGCACGAGAGCACGGCCATACTCATATTGATGAG ATCATGGAAAATGCACAATGGATTCGGAACAAAACCATAGTGCTGACTCATTTCTCATCTCGCTACCATCTAGAG GACATCCGGCAAGCTGTGTCGAAATTGCAGTCGAAGGTGTCAGCTAAAGTGATGAGTCTAACAGAGGGATTCAAATCACTGCACGCTTAG
- the LOC125208973 gene encoding high mobility group B protein 7-like has product MAGGGASSNASRQRKRVDAESDSSSTSLKRARDGSAFTKCEKCQKDVAVALISFHNCSLDAKIKMKLEAQVVEMAGIKKKAATEKKKARQIDPNAKKEKKAENPNRKKRPPTAFLLFMDDFRKSFKEANPDCKKVSTVAKEGGEKWKLLSDDEKKVYTDRAAELKAEYQKASEAENEQDDNDSTENEAKDDSTENEAKDDSTENEAKDDSTENEVKDESTVNEAKDQTNDSSEKEIKVEKHDITEEDVKEEEIEDDE; this is encoded by the exons ATGGCGGGCGGCGGAGCATCATCCAACGCGTCGAGACAGAGGAAGAGAGTGGACGCGGAATCAGACTCTTCGTCTACCTCACTCAAACGCGCCAGAGACGGCAGTGCTTTTACCAAATG TGAGAAATGTCAAAAGGATGTGGCAGTGGCTTTGATTAGCTTCCATAACTGTAGCCTTGATgctaaaatcaaaatgaagctag AGGCGCAGGTTGTGGAAATGGCTGGGATCAAGAAGAAGGCAGCAACAGAGAA AAAGAAGGCAAGACAGATTGATCCGAATGcaaagaaggagaagaaggcCGAAAATCCAAATAGAAAGAAGCGTCCTCCCACTGCATTCTTATTGTTCAT GGATGACTTCAGGAAATCATTCAAGGAAGCTAATCCTGACTGCAAGAAGGTTTCCACG GTTGCAAAGGAGGGTGGTGAGAAGTGGAAATTGCTGAGTGATGAT GAGAAGAAGGTATATACTGATAGAGCTGCAGAGCTTAAAGCAGAGTATCAAAAGGCATCAGAGGCTGAAAATGAGCAA GATGATAATGATTCAACTGAAAATGAGGCCAAGGATGATTCAACTGAAAATGAAGCCAAGGATGATTCAACAGAAAATGAGGCCAAGGATGATTCAACTGAAAATGAGGTCAAGGATGAGTCAACTGTAAATGAGGCCAAGGATCAAACAAATGATTCATCTGAGAAAGAGATTAAGGTGGAAAAACATGATATAACTGAGGAAGATGTCAAAGAGGAAGAAATAGAAGATGATGAATAG
- the LOC125210872 gene encoding nucleosome assembly protein 1;2, with amino-acid sequence MSNLGKKATDDDDVEQLLREAHDDVLLKLSVNSHTARGTAATAIDPDLDRRFQALKKPQKLTKNRDDSLKKPPKEADAASAVAEDDDLYSRFAALKTSIPSNSTNFTRNEVVEEQEDDDDDDEVEKLIRWATDAARLDPSPPSEDDDEDEDDSDEEDEGASRGKKGKRK; translated from the coding sequence ATGAGCAATTTGGGGAAGAAAGCCACCGACGACGATGACGTCGAGCAGCTGCTGCGAGAGGCCCACGACGACGTGCTACTCAAACTCAGCGTCAACTCCCACACGGCGCGCGGCACAGCCGCCACTGCCATCGACCCAGATCTCGACCGCCGTTTCCAGGCCCTCAAGAAACCCCAAAAGCTCACAAAAAATCGCGACGATTCTCTGAAAAAACCCCCAAAAGAAGCAGACGCCGCCAGCGCAGTAGCGGAGGACGACGACCTGTATTCCAGATTCGCAGCCCTCAAGACCTCAATTCCGTCAAACAGCACCAATTTTACAAGGAACGAAGTGGTAGAAGAGCAagaggatgatgatgatgatgatgaagttgAGAAGCTGATCAGGTGGGCAACTGATGCCGCAAGGCTCGATCCTTCTCCTCCAtctgaagatgatgatgaagacgAAGATGACAgcgatgaagaagatgaaggagCGAGCAGAGGTAAAAAGggcaaaagaaaatga
- the LOC125211978 gene encoding LRR receptor-like serine/threonine-protein kinase FLS2 → MWAVLVMMLAFLNSASSQSEFPACSPVDRAALLGFKAAIVKDTTGFLSTWTGGDCCSGGWEGVECTEGGRVNRLMLQNPDADGGVLMKGVLSPSLGSLRFLEILMITGMRRIAGRIPESFSNLTRLTQLVLDDNSLQGSIPSSLGRLRNLQTVSLSGNRFNGQIPPAFGNLRNLLQLNLAKNLLTGPVPHAVGTLKSLQSLDLSFNMLSGSIPDFLGQLQNLTYLVLTRNHFTGQIPISLCSLAQLSELSLDQNHLVGRIPAQIRNLKSVSVLRLGSNKLTGQIPESISELHSLWNLNLSRNLLTNPFPDSAFAKGLPSILAIDLSYNNLDLGAVPTWIRNRQLSDVHLAGCKLRGALPNFTKPDSLATLDLSDNYFTSGISSFLANMASLQAAKISNNLIKADVSTIRLPDQISALDLHSNHLFGSLSRILSNTTSRFMEVLDVSNNQISGSIPELVEGLNLKVLNLASNKLSGHIPNSVSNLAKLEKIDISRNQITGTIPASLGSLVKLHWLDLSINGLTGRIPDSLLGIEALRHASFRANRLCGKIPQGRPLNIFPAVAYAHNLCLCGKPLPPCKGKKKRTMGQ, encoded by the coding sequence ATGTGGGCTGTGTTGGTGATGATGCTGGCATTCTTGAACTCAGCTTCTTCACAATCAGAATTCCCAGCTTGCTCACCTGTTGACAGAGCTGCTCTTCTTGGATTCAAGGCTGCCATTGTCAAGGACACCACCGGTTTCCTGTCCACGTGGACGGGGGGCGACTGCTGCAGCGGCGGCTGGGAGGGCGTGGAGTGCACCGAGGGAGGGAGAGTCAACAGGCTGATGCTGCAGAACCCTGATGCAGATGGTGGTGTGTTGATGAAGGGAGTTCTCTCTCCGTCCCTCGGTAGCTTGCGTTTTTTGGAGATATTGATGATCACCGGCATGAGGCGGATCGCAGGGAGGATTCCTGAGAGCTTCTCGAATCTCACACGCCTCACTCAGCTGGTTCTTGATGACAATTCACTGCAAGGAAGCATTCCTTCCAGCTTGGGCCGGTTGAGGAATCTTCAGACAGTGTCCTTGAGTGGGAACCGTTTTAACGGCCAGATTCCACCTGCATTTGGGAATTTGAGGAATCTCCTGCAGCTGAATCTGGCCAAGAATCTGCTGACTGGCCCTGTTCCTCATGCTGTTGGGACTCTCAAAAGCTTGCAGTCTCTTGATCTCAGCTTCAACATGTTGTCTGGATCCATACCAGATTTTCTTGGACAGCTGCAGAATCTGACATATCTTGTGCTTACTAGGAACCATTTTACTGGGCAGATACCGATCTCTTTGTGCAGTTTAGCCCAACTATCTGAGCTGTCACTTGATCAGAATCACCTGGTTGGGAGGATTCCTGCACAGATTAGGAATCTGAAGTCAGTTTCTGTATTGAGATTGGGCTCTAACAAGCTCACTGGTCAGATCCCAGAATCCATTTCTGAGCTGCACAGCTTGTGGAACCTCAACTTGTCCAGGAATCTGCTGACTAACCCTTTTCCTGATTCAGCATTTGCAAAGGGGCTTCCTTCGATTCTGGCTATCGATCTTTCTTATAATAATCTTGATTTAGGGGCTGTTCCTACTTGGATCAGAAACAGGCAGCTCTCTGATGTCCATCTAGCAGGCTGTAAGCTGCGAGGGGCGCTGCCAAACTTCACCAAGCCGGACTCCTTGGCCACGTTGGACCTATCAGACAACTATTTCACTAGTGGGATCTCGAGTTTCTTGGCAAACATGGCAAGTTTGCAGGCTGCGAAGATCTCCAACAACTTGATCAAGGCTGATGTCTCCACAATTAGGTTGCCTGACCAGATTTCAGCTCTTGATCTCCATTCAAACCACCTCTTTGGCTCTCTGTCAAGGATACTGAGCAACACAACGAGCAGATTTATGGAGGTGCTGGATGTTTCCAACAATCAGATATCTGGAAGCATCCCTGAATTGGTTGAGGGGTTGAACTTGAAGGTGCTGAACCTGGCAAGCAACAAGTTATCAGGCCATATTCCCAATTCAGTTTCAAACCTTGCCAAGCTGGAAAAAATCGACATTTCAAGAAACCAGATAACAGGCACCATCCCAGCTAGTCTGGGGTCATTGGTGAAACTGCATTGGCTGGATTTGTCAATCAACGGGCTCACTGGAAGAATCCCCGACAGTTTGCTGGGAATCGAGGCACTGAGGCATGCAAGCTTCAGGGCAAACAGATTGTGTGGGAAGATCCCACAAGGAAGGCCATTGAACATATTCCCAGCAGTTGCATATGCTCACAACTTGTGCTTGTGTGGCAAACCCTTGCCACCCTgcaaaggaaaaaagaagagaacaATGGGCCAGTGA
- the LOC125210360 gene encoding protein FAR1-RELATED SEQUENCE 5-like — translation MNDELHIPQTANDRKPEIGMKFASIDDAFEFYNQYAREAGFSARISNSKKNKMTNEVVWKQFVCFKAGQTDEARSKNRASSSGGPIKKRARGEVRTDCKAKISIVKQQTGPYWSISLFTEGHNHDLSTPSKVHLLRSHRSVSAAKRVLTQQFSEANIPTCQQMQLMEIEHGGPESVGCTERDIRNLERDMRDEQKGIDAETLVEFFTSEKEKNSSFFFDYEIDSDNRFKRCFWADHKSRSAYSIFGDVVVFDSTYNTNKYGMIFTPFVGVNHHHQTIVFGCGFLSDEKTESYLWLLNKFMEAMPTGAPKAIITDQDPSMTKALAQVLPQTVHRYCLWHILNKFPDKISAVTFREHYQSIKNVIKNSTSPEEFEHGWKDVIRSANLEQNSWILLMYELRHKWVPAYFSHVFFAGMSSSQRSESSHSFFKKYVSHKNSLMDFITRFNRALRHQRHNELVADHIDMNEHPKIKTNWPMETQMVKVYTKKKWTEFQDEMSQSHGYFVEHTTTRDDIMIYNVVSFQSSSSKPRQLMHDRQRDHISCSCGKFEFDGIPCRHMLAFFRISQIFELPEKYILKRWTQEAKIGVVYALDDENTNDDPTRLLMTRRSKLSYKASILIDYASLSDEGTKFLNEQLDSLHGKIKEMGASSTTVPSSQTRKNSDKPRNIGDPSNIRTKGCGKRMLSSKEKSTSKARACHGCGLSGVSHDKRNCPKLHDWYVNISLVVHSGYGGNGFANEKD, via the exons atgaatgatgAACTGCATATTCCTCAAACTGCGAATGATCGAAAGCCAGAAATTGGAATGAAATTTGCATCAATAGATGATGCGTTTGAATTCTACAACCAATATGCACGTGAAGCTGGTTTTAGTGCAAGAATAAGCAATAGCAAAAAGAATAAGATGACAAATGAAGTTGTTTGGAAACAATTTGTATGCTTTAAAGCTGGCCAAACTGATGAAGCCCGCTCAAAAAATCGAGCATCGTCGAGTGGTGGCCCGATCAAGAAAAGAGCTCGTGGTGAAGTTAGAACTGATTGTAAGGCAAAGATCTCCATTGTCAAACAACAAACTGGACCCTATTGGAGTATTAGCTTATTCACTGAAGGTCATAATCATGACCTTTCTACTCCTTCAAAGGTGCATTTACTCCGTTCACACCGTAGTGTCTCTGCTGCGAAGAGAGTGTTGACACAACAATTTTCAGAAGCTAATATACCGACTTGTCAGCAAATGCAACTAATGGAGATAGAGCATGGGGGGCCTGAAAGTGTAGGTTGCACTGAAAGAGATATCAGGAATCTCGAGAGAGATATGAGGGATGAACAGAAGGGGATCGATGCCGAAACTTTGGTAGAATTCTTCACATctgaaaaggagaaaaattcatcatttttctttgaCTATGAGATAGATTCAGATAATAGGTTCAAAAGATGTTTTTGGGCAGATCATAAATCAAGAAGTGCTTATAGTATATTCGGTGATGTTGTTGTTTTTGATTCTACCTATAATACTAATAAGTACGGAATGATTTTTACACCGTTCGTAGGAgtaaatcatcatcatcaaacaATTGTTTTTGGCTGTGGATTTCTAAGTGACGAGAAGACCGAATCATATTTGTGGCTGCTTAATAAGTTCATGGAAGCTATGCCAACAGGTGCACCGAAAGCAATCATCACTGATCAAGATCCTTCTATGACGAAAGCACTTGCACAAGTTTTGCCGCAAACAGTACACCGTTATTGTTTGTGGCACATATTGAATAAATTTCCGGACAAGATTTCAGCAGTGACTTTCCGAGAGCATTATCAGagcataaaaaatgttataaaaaatTCTACTTCTCCTGAGGAATTCGAGCATGGTTGGAAAGATGTTATTAGATCTGCTAACTTAGAGCAAAATAGTTGGATCTTGTTGATGTATGAATTGCGGCATAAGTGGGTTCCGGCATACTTTAGTCATGTATTTTTTGCTGGGATGTCAAGTAGTCAGAGATCTGAGAGTTCacattcatttttcaaaaagtatgTCTCTCACAAGAACTCATTGATGGATTTTATCACTCGATTCAACCGAGCACTAAGACACCAAAGACATAATGAGTTAGTTGCTGATCATATTGACATGAATGAGCAtcccaaaatcaaaacaaattggCCGATGGAAACGCAAATGGTTAAAGTGTACACGAAGAAAAAATGGACGGAGTTTCAAGATGAAATGAGTCAAAGTCATGGTTACTTTGTGGAGCATACCACTACAAGAGATGATATCATGATTTACAATGTGGTAAGTTTTCAAAGTTCCTCCTCAAAACCAAGGCAACTCATGCATGATAGACAAAGAGATCATATATCTTGTAGTTGTGGAAAATTCGAGTTTGATGGCATTCCGTGCAGACACATGCTAGCTTTCTTCCGCATTAGCCAAATATTTGAACTACCTGAGAAGTATATACTCAAAAGATGGACGCAAGAAGCAAAGATTGGTGTTGTTTATGCACTAGATGATGAAAATACCAATGATGATCCAACAAGACTTTTGATGACACGACGCTCCAAATTATCCTATAAGGCTTCAATATTGATTGATTATGCATCTTTGAGTGATGAGGGGACAAAGTTTTTGAATGAACAACTTGATTCCTTACATGGCAAAATCAAAGAGATGGGTGCTAGTTCAACCACTGTGCCCAGTAGTCAAACAAGGAAGAACTCAGATAAACCCAGAAATATTGGCGATCCTTCTAATATAAGAACAAAGGGATGCGGTAAAAGAATGTTATCGTCAAAAGAGAAGTCAACTTCAAAGGCTAGAGCTTGTCATGGATGTGGACTAAGTGGAGTATCACATGACAAACGTAATTGTCCAAAATTGCATGACTGGTACGTGAATATATC ATTAGTCGTACACAGTGGTTACGGCGGCAATGGTTTTGCAAACGAAAAAGACTAA